Proteins from one uncultured Cohaesibacter sp. genomic window:
- a CDS encoding bifunctional acetate--CoA ligase family protein/GNAT family N-acetyltransferase, which translates to MSSFNLDVFFRPRNVALIGASSKQGSIGNALVRNLLEGRYKDKLFLVNPRGGELEGLPLYKSVEEIDAKIDLAIVAIAPPSVVETIEQLGKKGCRGAIILSIDMGSGAGSLAEEAAKVGARYHMRLLGPNTIGVLSPAAGLNASFSHVPGLSGDLGLISQSSAIVTSVAEWASHNNVGFTGLVALGDKVDVDIADMLDYFAMDARTRAILLYIENIRDARKFMTSARAAARAKPVILMKSGRHPQGLAAVASRKSALAGADEVYDAAFERAGMLRVYSLQEIFYAVETLTHIRALKGPDLAIVANSNGVGVLAVDHLVEQGGNLATLSEETIASLDAILPDGWSRNNPVYIVTDADTARYKAALDVVMEDKGVHAVLGLFCPSAIGSSEDAARAVVDLMAERKKAGKRRVPVFAVRLGGGPDLVKLYEDADIAHFETPADAIQGISYVLRHMKAQDQLMLMPPALGTFQPDYEEARTVIDEALMEGHDCLDAVDVSKLLKAYGLPMAASYAASNAVEAAQLAAPILSSHGAAVVKIDSPDIRFKSDIGGVVLGLTNTGAVATAAQQVLERAKEAYPDADIKGVTVHPMIRKPHAIELLAGMMVDEVFGPVMVFGRGGTAVEVIRDKALALPPLDLLSARAMIEKTRVNRRLEGYRDTAPCDKGALAEMLVRMSQMTSDFPEIQELDFNPVLADASGNVIADARVRVTQVDAHEHPHKRFAIKPYPSEWEQERTLKDGRIVFIRPMRPEDEALFPAFFDRVTDDDMRLRFFSSARSLSHAFIARLTQIDYARSMAFIAVDQKSGEMLGSVRLMGDADHEKGEYAVMVRSDLKGLGMGWMLMKLILAYAEKDGFKEVEGEVLRSNQTMRQMCEALGFETHMDPDDPDLVRMIFKVPEISKKIAKLI; encoded by the coding sequence ATGAGCAGTTTCAACCTCGATGTATTCTTTCGCCCTCGCAACGTCGCCCTTATTGGCGCTTCCTCCAAGCAAGGCAGCATCGGCAATGCGCTGGTGCGGAATCTGTTGGAAGGCCGCTACAAGGACAAGCTCTTTCTGGTCAATCCCCGAGGGGGTGAGCTGGAAGGTCTGCCGCTTTACAAATCCGTAGAGGAGATTGACGCCAAGATTGATCTCGCCATCGTTGCGATTGCTCCGCCTTCAGTGGTTGAAACAATTGAACAGTTGGGCAAAAAGGGCTGTCGGGGCGCAATTATTCTATCCATCGATATGGGCTCAGGCGCAGGCTCTCTGGCCGAAGAAGCCGCCAAGGTTGGTGCGCGCTACCATATGCGCCTGCTCGGCCCGAACACCATCGGGGTGTTGTCTCCTGCGGCGGGGCTCAATGCATCCTTCAGCCATGTGCCCGGCCTTTCAGGCGATCTGGGGCTCATCTCACAATCCAGCGCTATTGTGACCTCTGTTGCCGAGTGGGCGAGCCATAACAATGTAGGCTTCACCGGACTGGTCGCGCTGGGCGACAAGGTCGATGTCGATATCGCTGACATGCTGGATTATTTCGCCATGGATGCCCGCACGCGCGCGATCCTGCTTTATATCGAAAATATCAGAGACGCCCGCAAGTTCATGACCTCGGCCCGGGCCGCCGCCCGCGCCAAACCGGTTATCCTGATGAAGTCCGGACGACATCCGCAAGGACTGGCAGCCGTTGCCTCGCGCAAAAGCGCCTTGGCCGGCGCTGACGAAGTCTATGATGCCGCCTTCGAGCGCGCGGGCATGCTCAGGGTCTACAGCTTGCAAGAGATCTTTTACGCGGTTGAAACGCTCACGCATATCCGAGCCCTGAAAGGGCCTGATCTGGCTATTGTGGCCAACAGCAACGGCGTTGGCGTGTTGGCTGTTGATCATCTGGTAGAGCAAGGGGGAAATCTGGCCACTTTGAGTGAGGAAACGATCGCCAGTCTGGATGCCATCCTGCCTGATGGCTGGTCGCGCAACAACCCGGTTTACATCGTAACAGATGCGGATACGGCCCGCTATAAGGCAGCTCTTGATGTCGTTATGGAAGACAAGGGCGTGCATGCTGTGCTTGGCTTGTTCTGCCCCTCGGCCATTGGCTCAAGCGAAGATGCTGCCCGCGCAGTGGTTGATCTGATGGCCGAACGCAAAAAGGCAGGCAAGCGCCGCGTTCCCGTATTTGCTGTTCGACTTGGCGGCGGTCCTGATCTGGTCAAACTTTATGAAGACGCCGATATTGCCCATTTCGAAACACCGGCCGACGCGATTCAGGGCATTTCATATGTTCTACGCCATATGAAGGCACAGGATCAGCTTATGCTGATGCCGCCCGCGCTGGGCACATTCCAGCCTGATTATGAAGAGGCACGCACCGTCATAGATGAGGCGTTGATGGAAGGGCATGACTGCCTCGATGCGGTGGATGTCTCCAAACTCCTGAAAGCCTACGGATTGCCTATGGCGGCCTCATATGCGGCCAGCAATGCCGTAGAGGCGGCGCAATTGGCTGCGCCCATTCTCTCGTCACATGGCGCTGCCGTCGTCAAGATCGACAGCCCCGATATCCGCTTCAAGTCCGATATTGGCGGGGTGGTTCTTGGCCTGACCAACACCGGCGCAGTGGCCACTGCTGCACAGCAGGTTCTGGAACGGGCCAAGGAGGCCTATCCGGATGCCGATATCAAAGGCGTGACCGTCCATCCGATGATCCGTAAGCCCCACGCCATCGAACTACTCGCGGGCATGATGGTGGATGAGGTCTTCGGGCCTGTCATGGTCTTCGGGCGGGGTGGCACAGCGGTAGAGGTCATCCGCGACAAGGCATTGGCCCTGCCGCCGCTTGATCTGCTCTCGGCAAGGGCGATGATCGAGAAAACGAGGGTCAATCGTCGTCTTGAGGGCTATCGCGATACCGCGCCCTGCGACAAGGGGGCGCTGGCTGAAATGCTGGTGCGCATGAGCCAGATGACTTCCGATTTTCCGGAAATTCAGGAGCTCGATTTCAACCCCGTATTGGCAGATGCAAGTGGCAACGTGATCGCGGACGCGCGCGTGCGGGTGACACAGGTGGATGCGCATGAGCATCCCCATAAACGCTTTGCCATCAAGCCATACCCAAGCGAATGGGAGCAGGAACGTACTCTCAAGGATGGGCGCATTGTTTTCATCCGCCCTATGCGGCCCGAGGACGAAGCGCTCTTTCCGGCCTTTTTTGATCGGGTCACAGATGATGACATGCGCCTTCGCTTCTTCTCATCGGCACGCAGCCTAAGCCACGCTTTCATTGCCCGACTGACACAAATCGACTATGCCCGATCCATGGCCTTCATAGCGGTCGACCAAAAAAGTGGCGAAATGCTCGGCTCGGTGCGTTTGATGGGCGATGCAG
- a CDS encoding universal stress protein, with translation MAIKDVVCILDIETDLTTATVQIASELASQMDAHLTGVAPLIEPVVPALMVQPVPDQFITDARNRAKEKAESAIERFSDYAKVNGLPFETRILDIMPGGLDTLLNHARMCDLIVIGQDHPDRPEPLRVDLIEAALFDSGRPIMIVPYVGVEAFSAKKIMVAWDGSKTAAHAVYAAMSILEKAEEVEVVMVDAEKLHLPGDPGADLAVYLSRHGVNVSVQKIASTEEGISDALIKYVEANGNDLVVMGGYGHSRVREFVLGGATRGMLESMPVPCLMAH, from the coding sequence GATCGCCAGCGAGCTGGCTTCTCAGATGGATGCCCATCTGACCGGCGTCGCCCCGCTGATCGAACCGGTTGTTCCGGCGCTCATGGTTCAGCCAGTCCCAGACCAGTTCATCACCGACGCGCGCAACCGCGCAAAGGAAAAAGCAGAATCCGCTATCGAGCGCTTTTCCGACTATGCCAAAGTCAACGGCTTGCCCTTTGAAACGCGCATTCTCGACATCATGCCCGGCGGGCTGGACACCTTGCTCAATCACGCCCGCATGTGCGATCTGATCGTGATCGGGCAGGATCATCCGGACCGTCCGGAGCCGCTGCGTGTGGACCTGATCGAGGCTGCCTTGTTCGATTCCGGTCGCCCCATCATGATTGTCCCCTATGTCGGCGTTGAGGCCTTCTCTGCCAAGAAGATCATGGTGGCGTGGGATGGCTCGAAAACTGCTGCTCATGCGGTGTATGCCGCCATGTCCATTCTGGAAAAGGCTGAAGAGGTGGAGGTCGTCATGGTGGACGCGGAAAAACTCCACTTGCCGGGCGATCCGGGGGCCGATCTTGCGGTTTATCTGTCACGCCACGGTGTCAATGTCTCAGTCCAGAAGATCGCCTCGACAGAAGAAGGCATTTCCGATGCACTGATCAAATATGTCGAAGCCAATGGCAATGATCTCGTCGTCATGGGCGGCTATGGACACAGCCGTGTTCGCGAATTCGTGCTTGGTGGCGCCACCCGCGGGATGCTGGAATCCATGCCTGTGCCTTGCCTGATGGCCCATTGA